The genomic region GCACGGCCTGTGGCAACATCGCGGAGTTCGAAAATCAGGAGATCGAACGTTTACGAAAGGAGATTGCAGCGGAAAATGGGTTCACCTTATCCGTTCATAAGCTGGAACTCTATGGGCTCTGCTCCCTCTGCGGTCACTCAGACAACTGAGACCCCCCCGATCAACTTCAATAGCCTTCAGTTCCGATCCTGGGAGCGACCGGAGACCTCGTCGCTCCCAGAGAACCCTGACCGGAACTCTTTACGATCAGTTGAACTCCAGCTTGATCGATCCCAGAACGGTCAGCGGAGCACCTGTATAGATAATTTCTCGGAAGTTTTGAGCTCCGATGAAATATCGTTGATCCAACAGATTCGTAAAGTTAATGGCAGCCAGCAAATTGGTTCTATTAAATACCTCCGGCTTACGATAGTACAGGGCTGCGTCCATGCGTACGAACCCAGGCAACTGGAACTGCTGCTGACAATCCGTTGGATTCTGACATTGGAGAAGTCCGTTTCGCTGTCCTTGCGCGTACATGCCAATACCCGCCCCGAACCCTTTGATCACTCCTTCTTGGAAGAAATAGGTGGTCCAAAGGCTGCCCTGATTCAGTGGCACGTTCGGCAGTCTGCTGCCAGTTTGAAAAAAGTTGTCCTGAGTGACTCGTGCGTCGATATACGCATAGTTTGCAATGATTTCCCAGCCTGGCATGATTCGGCCGGCGATATCGAACTCGACACCCTTGCTCCGCTGCTCTCCCGTCGCGATCGAGAACCCAGAGCCCGGACCTTGACTGACATCAGGCGTGAGGACGTTGGTTTTGGTAATATCGAATATCGCCACCGTGGATCGTAATCTACCCTCGAATGCTTGGAGCTTGACGCCTCCCTCATACTGCGTGCCTCGCTCCGGTTTGAACAACTGTCCGTCAACGCCACGAGCGATGGTCGACTGCGGGAGGAACGACCGGGTGTAGTTGGCAAATAGCGCAACAGCCTTGATGGGCTGGTAGGTCAAACCAACCGATGGACTGAAGGCATTGTCCGACTGCTTATCCGTTCCGCCGTCTGGGCTGAATACGCTTGGCCGATTGATTTGCTTTTGCTCGAAAATATCGAATCGTCCACCTGCGTGCAGGTGCAGGTTCTCAAGTATATCGATCTGATCACCGGCATAAATACCCATGATGTTGTTGGTCGTGGACGTGTCGGACTGCAGATCCAGCGGATTCGAAAAAAACGAATAGAGGGGGTTATAAATGTTGATGGTGTTCAGCGGCGCGGCACCAGCAGTATCGGAATACTGTTGCTGACTTGCATTCTCTCTCCCCAGCTCCACACCCATCATGAGTTTGTGTTTCACGGAACCGGTCATCACATTTCCGTGCAACTCGTTCTGCCAATAATAGCTCTGAACCAACGTCGGAATCTGAAACTGCGCCAACTGTAAGATCCCGCTCGCATCGTCCATGAACCATGACTCAAGACTGTTGTATTTCTCAGACGACACAGCGGCACGAAATGCACTTCGAACCTTCCACTGATCGCTGAGCTGATGGAACATGATAATCGTTGCTTTTCCCTGATTGATGTACCCCTGTTTAGTAGGATCTCCGAGGAATCGGCTGACGGGAATGTTGGCCGGTCCGTCGCCTACTGCCACGAGTCCGCGGTCGATCGGTGACTTGTCATACAAGTATTCGCCCTCGAACCGGAACGTGGTTCGCGAACCGAGCTCCCATCCGAAGGTCGGCGTGAGAAAGAGCCGTTCGGTTTTGACGCCCTGACGATAGCTCTCGGCGTTTTCATAGACGCCGTTGAATCGATAGGTCAACGTCTTGTTGTCGTTCAAAGGACCGCCGATGTCGATGTTCGGACGGTATAGATTGTAACTCCCGACAATCATCTCTCCGGAGTAATAGTTGTTTCGGAGTGGATTTTTCGTGGTCTGGTTGATGATACCACCTGGGTCCGCGCGACCGAACAAGTAGGAGGGCGGCCCCTTGACCACCTCGATGGTTTCAATATTGGCGACATCACGAGCCGCACGTGCGGCAAACGTGCTGTCTTCCCTAAAACCGTTCTTAAACACGTTGGCGTCGCTTCTGAAGCCACGGATCATGAAGTCGCCGGCCCGACCGCCTTGCGTGCTAGGCATCGACGTTCCGCTGACGTTGCGAAGCGCATCGCTCATGCGGATTAATTTCTGATCATCCATGACCTGCCTTGTTACCGTTTCTACTGACCGAGGCAGATCCTGAACGGGAACGGGAAGGCGGGTCGCCGTAGTGACTTCGTCCGTCGTGTACGCTTCACTCCGTTCCTTCACGTCTTTCACTATGACTTCCGGTACCTTCACCGGCTTGGACGCAGATTGATCGGAAACGTCAGGCTGCGGTTCTGTCTGGAGGGGCTGTGCAGGCTGTTCCTGACTCTCCAACGGCACTACCTCAGGTGTGGCCTGGACCAGAGTAATGGTGGCAGAGTTGGTATACTTATACGTCACGCCTGTGCCGACGAGAAGTTCCCGCAATGCCGCATCCGGCATATACGTTCCGCTTACCCCGGCAGACGTCGCCCCTTGAGCCAATTGCGACGGATAACTCACTTGGACCCCGGAAGTCTCGGCAAAGGTGTTCAATGCCGAGGGCAATGGCTGCGGAGGAATGTTGAACGAGACGGGCCCCTCATGCCTGGAGACAGATGAGCCCGCCTGCGCCAGTTGAGGCCAGATCCCCATGACCAGGATGAAGACCAGAAAGGACCGAGCGAATCCCCAGCTCTGCCCTCCTTTCCCTGCGACGCTGATAGATTGATCCCTCATATTCCTTACCTCT from Nitrospira japonica harbors:
- a CDS encoding TonB-dependent siderophore receptor, giving the protein MRDQSISVAGKGGQSWGFARSFLVFILVMGIWPQLAQAGSSVSRHEGPVSFNIPPQPLPSALNTFAETSGVQVSYPSQLAQGATSAGVSGTYMPDAALRELLVGTGVTYKYTNSATITLVQATPEVVPLESQEQPAQPLQTEPQPDVSDQSASKPVKVPEVIVKDVKERSEAYTTDEVTTATRLPVPVQDLPRSVETVTRQVMDDQKLIRMSDALRNVSGTSMPSTQGGRAGDFMIRGFRSDANVFKNGFREDSTFAARAARDVANIETIEVVKGPPSYLFGRADPGGIINQTTKNPLRNNYYSGEMIVGSYNLYRPNIDIGGPLNDNKTLTYRFNGVYENAESYRQGVKTERLFLTPTFGWELGSRTTFRFEGEYLYDKSPIDRGLVAVGDGPANIPVSRFLGDPTKQGYINQGKATIIMFHQLSDQWKVRSAFRAAVSSEKYNSLESWFMDDASGILQLAQFQIPTLVQSYYWQNELHGNVMTGSVKHKLMMGVELGRENASQQQYSDTAGAAPLNTINIYNPLYSFFSNPLDLQSDTSTTNNIMGIYAGDQIDILENLHLHAGGRFDIFEQKQINRPSVFSPDGGTDKQSDNAFSPSVGLTYQPIKAVALFANYTRSFLPQSTIARGVDGQLFKPERGTQYEGGVKLQAFEGRLRSTVAIFDITKTNVLTPDVSQGPGSGFSIATGEQRSKGVEFDIAGRIMPGWEIIANYAYIDARVTQDNFFQTGSRLPNVPLNQGSLWTTYFFQEGVIKGFGAGIGMYAQGQRNGLLQCQNPTDCQQQFQLPGFVRMDAALYYRKPEVFNRTNLLAAINFTNLLDQRYFIGAQNFREIIYTGAPLTVLGSIKLEFN